In Candidatus Thermoplasmatota archaeon, the following are encoded in one genomic region:
- the rpsJ gene encoding 30S ribosomal protein S10, with protein MMAQKVKIFLYGADRKKIEQVCQQIKTISQKTGVAMSGPIPLPTKKIVVPCRKSPDGEGSETWDRWELRIHKRLVFLDADDRRALMQVMRIPYPDGVHIEIELRS; from the coding sequence ATGATGGCACAAAAAGTGAAGATTTTCTTGTATGGGGCTGACCGCAAGAAGATCGAGCAGGTCTGCCAGCAGATCAAGACCATCTCCCAGAAGACGGGGGTGGCGATGAGCGGTCCCATACCGCTCCCCACGAAGAAGATCGTCGTTCCGTGCAGGAAGAGCCCGGACGGGGAGGGATCCGAAACCTGGGATAGATGGGAGCTGAGAATCCACAAGAGGCTCGTCTTCCTCGACGCCGATGACAGAAGGGCCCTCATGCAGGTCATGAGGATTCCCTATCCAGACGGCGTGCACATAGAGATCGAGCTGAGGTCGTAG